The Pleuronectes platessa chromosome 11, fPlePla1.1, whole genome shotgun sequence DNA segment ATTGGCAGTGGTGATGATTGATGAGGAAACAGCTCTTTTTGGAAAGAcgtgtgtggctcttaaaagagccttttaccaggatggacatgtttcacagtgaggacagctcACTTCTTCTTGGCTGCTGTCTTCTTCGCTTTGGGTTTGGCGACCTTCTTCGCGGGGGCTTTCTTGGCAGCAGGGGCCTTTTTCACCACCTTCTTAGTGCTCTTCGCCACTTTCTTGGGGCTCTTCGCCACCTTCTTGGGGCTCTTGGTGGGCGTCTTGGCCGCTGCTGGTTTGGTCACCTTCTTCGGGGACTTTTTAGCGGCTGCTGGCTTCTTGGCGGCCGCCGACTTGGGCTTTTTAGCCACTGCGGGTTTCTTGGCGGCGGGCTTCTTCGCTTTGGGAGCGGCCTTCTTCACCGGCTTCTGGACCTTAGTCTCCACCTTCTTGCTCATCTTGAACGAGCCGGTGGCCCCGGCTCCCTTGGTCTGGACCAGGGTCCCGCTGACCACCAGCTTCTTGATGGTGGTGTTGACGCGGGAATTGTTCTTCTCCACATTGTAGCCTCCGGCCGCCAGAGCCTTCTTGAGGGCGGACACTGACGCGCCACTGCGCTCCTTGGACGCGGACACGGCCTTCACAATGAGATCACTGACACTGGGGCCGGCGGTCTTCGGTTTCACGACCCTCTTCTTGGCCGCTTTGACCTTGGCGGCGGCTGGAGCGGGAGCTGGAGCGGCTTCTGacatctttctctttgcgtATAGATCAATGACGAACTATCGGAGTGAATTACCGGACTGATGGAGAGTCCCGATCGGGAGGCGGCACTTGAACACAACATGAGAACCGTGGAGACTCAGTCGAGCCGTGGCTCCCGTGTTTAGTGTGAACGCCGagacacttgtgttttctcttcactgaTAAACGAGTAAAAACTCAGTGGGTGAGCGGAGCTGGGGGCTGACAGTGAGGAAGCGGGTAGCGGACTTATTTGTCTTCATATTGAAGTCATGCAGAGCTCTGATGCTCTCTGCATTTGGTCGGTGGAGCCTACAAACACGACCCGTTCACCGCGGTGAGCAGCACTGCTCAGCGGTTTTCCCCACTAGTTTCTCTCCTAAAATG contains these protein-coding regions:
- the LOC128451333 gene encoding histone H1, with protein sequence MSEAAPAPAPAAAKVKAAKKRVVKPKTAGPSVSDLIVKAVSASKERSGASVSALKKALAAGGYNVEKNNSRVNTTIKKLVVSGTLVQTKGAGATGSFKMSKKVETKVQKPVKKAAPKAKKPAAKKPAVAKKPKSAAAKKPAAAKKSPKKVTKPAAAKTPTKSPKKVAKSPKKVAKSTKKVVKKAPAAKKAPAKKVAKPKAKKTAAKKK